From the genome of Pectobacterium atrosepticum:
CACCATCGTGTTTTTATATAGCTGTTTTCCATTTTGGCGAGTTCTGTGCCATGAAAGCAGTGATAATCCAACAGACAGGGCAGGAGAATACCCATGTATCAACACAGAGACTGGCAGGGCGCGCTGCTTGATTTCCCAGTAAATAAAGTCGTTTGCGTCGGGAGCAACTACTCAGAACACATCAAAGAAATGGGAAGTGCGACCCCGAGCGAGCCAGTTTTATTCATCAAGCCTGAAACCGCACTGTGTGATTTACGTCAACCCGTCGCTATTCCTAAAAATCTGGGCTCGGTTCACCACGAAGTCGAGCTGGCGGTGCTGATCGGTACGCCATTAAAGCAGGCGAATGAAGAACGCGTTGCCCGAGCCATCGCGGGTTATGGCGTGGCGTTGGATTTGACGCTGCGTGATTTGCAGTCCGAATTCAAAAAAGCAGGCCAGCCGTGGGAAAAAGCCAAAGCCTTTGACGGTTCCTGCCCGATCTCCGGTTTTATTCCGGTTGCTGAGTTTGGCGATCCGCAGCAAACCGAACTGGGTGTAAAAGTGAATGATGAAGTACGCCAGCAGGGCAACACGCGTGATATGATTACGTCGATTCTGCCGCTGATTGCCTACATGAGCCGTTTCTTTACGCTGCGCGCGGGCGATATTATTTTAACGGGTACGCCAAAAGGAGTCGGTCCGATCCTGTCAGGCGATATGCTGACGATTACGGTAAATGACCGGACGCTGAGCACCCGTATTATCTAACGCTCTGGCTGCCCGTATTGAACGACGGGCAGCAAAACATCCCCGCAGTGCCTGCCAGAATCACGCATCTTTTTTTACAACGCTATCGATCTACAACAGGAATAAACATGACTGAACGCCCTTTTTGGCAGCAAAAAACGTTGTCTGAGATGTCTGACGATGAATGGGAGTCGCTGTGCGATGGCTGCGGTCAGTGCTGTTTGCATAAACTGATTGATGAGGATACGGAGGAGATCTACTTTACCAACGTCGCCTGTAATCAACTCAATATTAAAAGCTGTCAGTGCCGTAACTATGAGAAACGTTTCGAATACGAACCGGACTGCATCAAGCTGACGCGTGAAAATCTGCTGACGTTTAACTGGCTGCCGGCGACCTGTGCTTATCGTCTGGTTCATGAACGTGAGGATTTACCGCAGTGGCATCCGCTGGTTTGCGGAACCAAAACAGAAATGCACCGTGAGCGTATCTCAGTCCGTCATATCGCCGTGCGCGAAAGTGAGGTGATGGACTGGCAGGATCACATACTGAACAAACCGGGATGGGCTAGGTAAGGCTGTAAATTAAAGATAGGTCACCGTGATGTGGGGGTAGACGCCACGGTGACGTGCTGCTGTTGTGCTGTATTTAGTCGTAGCCTTACTGTGCGGCGATTTTATAGTTTATGATTTTTGCTCTGTCTA
Proteins encoded in this window:
- a CDS encoding fumarylacetoacetate hydrolase family protein; this translates as MYQHRDWQGALLDFPVNKVVCVGSNYSEHIKEMGSATPSEPVLFIKPETALCDLRQPVAIPKNLGSVHHEVELAVLIGTPLKQANEERVARAIAGYGVALDLTLRDLQSEFKKAGQPWEKAKAFDGSCPISGFIPVAEFGDPQQTELGVKVNDEVRQQGNTRDMITSILPLIAYMSRFFTLRAGDIILTGTPKGVGPILSGDMLTITVNDRTLSTRII
- a CDS encoding YcgN family cysteine cluster protein, which gives rise to MTERPFWQQKTLSEMSDDEWESLCDGCGQCCLHKLIDEDTEEIYFTNVACNQLNIKSCQCRNYEKRFEYEPDCIKLTRENLLTFNWLPATCAYRLVHEREDLPQWHPLVCGTKTEMHRERISVRHIAVRESEVMDWQDHILNKPGWAR